In Massilia antarctica, the following are encoded in one genomic region:
- the ahpC gene encoding alkyl hydroperoxide reductase subunit C, whose translation MSLINTQIPVFKTQAFHNGKFVEVSNESMKGKWSVVIFMPAAFTFNCPTEVEDAAQNYAEFQKANAEVYIVTTDTHFSHKVWHETSPAVGQAKFPLVGDPTHTLTRAFGVHIEEEGLALRGTFIINPEGVIKTLEIHDNAIARDVKETLRKLKAAQFVAANPGQVCPAKWNEGAKTLTPSLDLVGKI comes from the coding sequence ATGTCGCTGATCAATACGCAAATTCCGGTTTTCAAAACCCAAGCTTTCCACAACGGTAAATTTGTTGAAGTCTCGAACGAGTCGATGAAGGGCAAGTGGTCGGTCGTCATTTTCATGCCTGCCGCATTCACCTTCAACTGCCCGACCGAAGTCGAAGATGCGGCCCAGAACTACGCCGAATTCCAGAAAGCCAACGCGGAAGTCTACATCGTCACCACCGACACCCACTTCTCGCACAAAGTCTGGCATGAAACCTCGCCTGCCGTCGGCCAGGCCAAGTTCCCGCTGGTTGGCGATCCGACCCACACCCTGACCCGCGCTTTCGGCGTGCACATCGAAGAAGAAGGCCTGGCACTGCGCGGCACCTTCATCATCAATCCGGAAGGCGTCATCAAGACCCTGGAAATCCATGACAACGCCATCGCCCGCGACGTCAAGGAAACCCTGCGCAAGCTCAAGGCTGCCCAGTTCGTCGCCGCCAACCCAGGCCAGGTATGCCCTGCCAAGTGGAACGAAGGCGCCAAGACCCTGACCCCATCCTTGGACCTGGTCGGCAAGATCTAA
- a CDS encoding putative Ig domain-containing protein yields the protein MMIERNKSDVTGIAPYPNLMFYDTVTDTTLRSGSPDSGDAGRRQILFGGEYGNVLTGGDKYDEIYGDDGDDTLGGGGGNDYIEGGAGDDKLDGGTGSDWLRGGSGRDTYSFGAAFGNDTIVDSDGVGKIEIAGSVITDGKGVGKRNQWVAQLASGEYVGMAVYDASSSVTGKRMIMTKGLDSSNAVTIDNFDLAKALSSEGYLGIKLESQSKVALKIGPGKNVYNEPGFVESSLAAQLATISEGGAATFTMSLSAAAGAHETVTLSLSGVSGKLMVMVDGALVAAEGAVIALSEGQTEVVFALVQRGDFEGDVPGTLKASHNGPGGVASTNTIALSLKDTGKSTFTIIGDQHAPAGKTSADLYNWSAVTFLADGTLVGGVAEANFSDVLMGGGVKNKIFGLGGNDLIDGGEGDDMIDGGDGDDMIAGSQGNDHILGGKGNDYISSASPSNGQRRLSPDQMWTPPAGKTAIAAGAAWGVYDSGKGSNIWDGVDSSYYADNDFVDGGEGDDRIIGSHGDDQLLGGAGSDVLWGLSGNDDIEGGGDDDHLFGDGYHADPQLLIYQAPEHHGADFLDGGAGNDRLVGQGSSDVLYGGIGNDVLFGDTGGGPTSDPDYIPFQYQGNDYLDGEEGDDWLYGEGKDDTLYGGAGKDTLWGDMSASTLSPGDDALYWGRDVLDGGAGDDILVGGGKDDQLYGGTGNDKLWGDENIKSFNQEFSGNDFLDGGDGDDQLVGGGGGDRLLGGAGNDRLIGDDDEFVPAAFQGDDYLDGGAGDDMLAAGLGNDTLFGGAGNDTLNGGGGADYMVGGAGNDIYVIDSDGDIIVEEGRQKAGAGTGARGATLPAPGDARADEPGTNDVEASISYTLGAHLDAIRLTGINAIDATGNSASNGLFGNGAANVLTGAAGDDYLVGGGGNDVYVFDRGDGKDTIENTDVLSDSADPARAPAVDILRFGANVSERDIVAYRDGDILSLRISGSSEQVNILDYFAANKVDGTVTSDRKLDRIEFANGVVWNPAKIDAILLRQANNQAPVAGPGVPFLSARAGDPFSYTLAAANLTDPDADDKLHYSIQLEGGLPAPAWVKFDAATRTVSGVPDDASVGKLVLIVVAMDNYGAGAGIGIAMNIGAANRKPVLNAVPVDAKASRGTPLTYNVPANVFTDPDGDALTYKVTLEKGGSLPSWLSFNPKTGVLSGTPSTLEHLVLAITATDVHGLSAQTLMKLDVDNRAPTFGAWTQVPGGAANDVWQFTVPQGSFTDSDRGDTLSYAATSPDGSALPAWLTFDAATRTFSGRPPAVGKYDVLVKASDINGASVSAVLPITIDPNQVYSGTDAADVKEGGWGHDSLKGLGGNDTLLGSFGNDRLDGGAGNDLLKGGGGADTYVFGKGYGNDTIDNQDLPLQAGIDTIEFLPGVAVGDVKPTRADNDLILSLPASGDSLRVLNYFKADELALSQVEFIKFADGTSWTLAQILPFLLVGSAGNDKLYGSDTNDMLDGGAGNDRLDAGAGNDTLAGGTGSDDLIGGTGADTYRFNKGDGKDTISDVSPVVTVPDVDRLEFGAGLMPADVEAVRDGATLRLNFGNSGDAVTIWSYFSTRTDLNLAVEQIAFADGTLWTTPMVLQQVLKGTDLDDKLEGTAGNDVISGRKGQDSLLGLQGNDTLSGGAGNDTLDGGVGDDVLDGGAGRDRMVGGAGNDIFKFGHGDGPDVIVTGDTAPGKIDTIRFADDVLASDVLVERWKDRLVLIISSSGDTLFVEDYFREVNGVRTGKIEQVQFADGSSWNTAAVDQMAVPHSNTQPYIRQTGGDFYGNVNSTFNTVMPLDWHLEVDVGDALSYSIEALPGYPAVPAWLHFDPLTMKMWGTPGANDQGVSSVYFYATDLYGAKAGISINIHVGAVSVAPTVASPVADQLTSQGTSIRFSLGDVFADADQGDVVAYSATLSTGAVLPTWLTFDPVAREFSGMSAAAGTLSVKVTGTDLGGKSASDVFDIVVAPDSIITGTAGNDTLKGGAGNDIVRGLGGNDELESGLGRDTLEGGAGDDTYLINHDDDTVVENVNEGIDTVRTALPKYTLPANVDNLVFNGEVAGILTGNNLNNQLSAGAGAQTIDGGAGADTMAGGAGDDRYVVDSVLDNIVELPDGGNDTITSSLSLTLPVNVEALELTGTENIDATGNAANNKIRGNAGNNRLDGAGGRDDFYGGDGDDTYVVDSIDDWISDDSGNDTVETSISSPNLLSGSVENLTLTGAALSRFGNALNNIIKGNALNNTLNGLEGNDQLFGAGGDDTLSGGAGNDVYVVERGDGKDVILNDDVASAVDTLRFGKDIAEGDIWVQRSGENLLLLLRGTTDQVTFSKYFAADVTKDGAIVNNKIERVEFAGGVVWDQAKIQSLVDISSANKVPVRGPVSVAPFKAEVGKPLSFALAANTLVDPDPLDTFVYSASLANDVPLPAWLKFDVASRTFSGTPTVADVGSVPVKLWGTDNRGGRGYIDLPLVVSPANRTPVLAAALADQSNALGTAFSYVVPAGAFTDPDAGTVLSYSATMADGTALPAWLSFNATTRAFGGTPPAAGTFSVKVSARDSGNLSASDVFDLVVSVKNLTLTGTAGADQLNGGAGNDILNGLDGNDKLNGGGGNDTMDGGLGTDTMTGGAGDDVYVFDLAADVAVEAANEGNDTVKSSVSTVLGNNIEALTLTGTAPLNATGNALNNVLTGNSGDNTLDGGSGADILNGGSGNDLYIVDNVGDIVNEGNYVGVDTVQTGLNYDLGPYLDNLTLTGSLAVDGKGNAGNNVIKGNANNNVLDGGSGADALSGGAGNDTYIVDNASDTVVELANEGIDTVKSGVSSTLSANIEALFLTGVNGISGTGNALNNLLVGNGANNVLNGDAGDDLLQGGAGLDTLTDTLGNNLLDGGAGNDTLTAGVGREMLIGGAGNDVILTGDGADIIAFNRGDGQDVVNASTGKDNTVSLGKGVLYADLLFKKTANDLVLVTGAAEQITFKDWYAAPANRSVANLQVVIEGGSDYDAASASKLNNKKVEQFNFDGLAGAFDAARTANPALTSWALSSSLLSFYLSGSDTAALGGDLAYQYARTGNLSSMSMLPAGALLSSPAFGVTAQPLQAGSALRDLSPQLV from the coding sequence ATGATGATTGAGAGGAATAAGTCCGACGTGACCGGGATTGCGCCCTACCCGAATCTGATGTTCTACGATACCGTCACCGATACCACCTTGCGCTCCGGAAGTCCCGATTCCGGCGACGCGGGACGACGCCAGATCCTGTTTGGCGGTGAATACGGCAACGTGCTGACAGGCGGCGACAAGTACGACGAGATCTACGGCGACGACGGCGACGATACGCTCGGCGGCGGCGGCGGCAACGATTACATCGAGGGCGGGGCCGGCGACGACAAGCTTGACGGCGGTACAGGCAGCGACTGGCTGCGCGGCGGCAGTGGCCGCGATACCTACAGCTTTGGCGCCGCGTTTGGGAACGACACCATCGTCGACAGTGACGGTGTGGGAAAAATCGAAATCGCCGGTAGCGTGATTACGGATGGAAAAGGCGTCGGCAAGCGCAACCAATGGGTCGCCCAATTGGCCTCCGGCGAGTACGTTGGCATGGCGGTGTACGACGCCTCGTCCAGTGTCACGGGCAAGCGCATGATCATGACCAAGGGACTCGACAGCAGCAACGCGGTCACGATCGACAATTTCGACCTGGCGAAGGCATTGAGCAGCGAGGGATATCTTGGTATCAAGCTCGAGAGCCAGTCGAAAGTCGCCCTGAAAATCGGGCCGGGGAAAAACGTGTATAACGAACCCGGCTTTGTCGAATCGAGCCTGGCGGCGCAGCTGGCGACCATCAGCGAAGGCGGCGCCGCCACCTTCACCATGTCCTTGAGCGCGGCAGCCGGCGCGCACGAGACGGTCACGCTGTCGCTGTCCGGCGTCAGCGGAAAACTGATGGTGATGGTTGACGGTGCCCTGGTCGCCGCCGAAGGCGCCGTCATCGCGCTCAGCGAAGGTCAGACCGAAGTCGTTTTCGCGCTGGTCCAGCGCGGTGATTTTGAAGGCGATGTGCCGGGAACGCTGAAGGCCAGCCACAACGGCCCGGGCGGCGTCGCGAGCACCAATACCATTGCGCTCAGTCTGAAAGACACCGGAAAGTCCACCTTTACCATTATCGGAGATCAGCACGCTCCTGCGGGAAAGACCAGTGCCGACTTGTATAACTGGTCCGCAGTGACATTCCTGGCCGATGGCACCCTGGTCGGTGGCGTCGCCGAGGCAAATTTTTCCGACGTTCTAATGGGGGGAGGCGTCAAAAACAAGATTTTTGGCCTGGGAGGCAACGATCTGATCGATGGCGGCGAAGGCGACGATATGATCGATGGCGGTGACGGAGACGACATGATCGCCGGCAGTCAGGGCAACGATCACATCCTCGGCGGCAAAGGCAATGACTATATCAGCAGCGCTTCGCCTTCCAATGGACAGCGGCGTCTGTCTCCGGACCAGATGTGGACCCCCCCCGCTGGCAAGACAGCCATCGCCGCCGGCGCGGCCTGGGGTGTCTACGATAGTGGAAAAGGCAGCAATATATGGGATGGTGTGGATTCATCTTACTATGCAGACAATGATTTTGTTGACGGTGGCGAGGGCGACGACCGTATCATCGGAAGTCACGGTGATGACCAACTCCTCGGTGGAGCCGGAAGTGACGTGCTCTGGGGCTTGTCGGGCAACGACGATATTGAGGGCGGCGGCGACGACGACCATCTCTTCGGGGATGGATATCATGCAGACCCGCAACTGCTGATTTACCAGGCACCTGAGCACCATGGTGCCGACTTCCTGGACGGCGGCGCTGGCAACGATCGCTTGGTCGGCCAGGGATCGAGCGACGTGCTGTACGGCGGTATCGGCAATGACGTTCTGTTTGGCGACACCGGAGGCGGCCCGACGAGCGACCCGGACTACATTCCTTTCCAGTACCAGGGCAACGACTATCTCGACGGCGAAGAGGGCGATGATTGGCTGTACGGCGAAGGCAAGGACGATACCTTGTATGGTGGCGCGGGCAAGGATACGCTGTGGGGCGACATGTCGGCCTCTACCCTCTCGCCCGGTGACGATGCCTTGTATTGGGGGCGCGACGTGCTCGATGGCGGAGCCGGCGACGATATCCTGGTCGGTGGCGGCAAGGATGACCAGTTGTATGGCGGCACCGGCAACGACAAGCTGTGGGGTGACGAGAACATCAAGAGTTTCAACCAAGAATTTAGCGGCAACGACTTTCTCGACGGCGGCGACGGCGACGACCAGCTGGTCGGCGGCGGCGGCGGCGACCGCCTGCTCGGCGGCGCGGGCAATGATCGCCTGATCGGCGATGACGATGAATTCGTTCCCGCAGCCTTCCAGGGAGACGACTATCTCGATGGCGGCGCCGGCGACGATATGCTCGCCGCGGGCCTTGGTAACGATACGTTGTTTGGCGGCGCAGGCAATGACACGCTCAACGGCGGCGGCGGCGCCGACTACATGGTTGGCGGCGCCGGCAACGACATCTACGTCATCGACAGCGATGGCGATATCATTGTCGAGGAGGGGCGCCAGAAGGCCGGCGCCGGCACCGGTGCGCGCGGAGCGACGCTGCCGGCGCCCGGCGACGCCCGCGCCGACGAGCCGGGCACCAACGATGTCGAAGCAAGCATCAGCTATACCCTTGGCGCGCACCTCGACGCCATCAGGCTGACGGGAATCAATGCGATCGATGCCACCGGCAACAGCGCCAGCAATGGGCTGTTCGGCAATGGCGCAGCCAATGTTCTCACCGGTGCGGCAGGCGACGATTACCTGGTCGGCGGCGGCGGCAACGACGTCTATGTATTCGACCGCGGCGATGGCAAGGATACGATCGAGAACACCGATGTCTTGTCCGACAGCGCCGATCCCGCGCGTGCGCCGGCCGTCGACATCCTGCGCTTCGGCGCCAATGTGTCCGAGCGCGATATCGTCGCTTACCGTGATGGCGATATCCTGTCGCTGCGGATCAGCGGTTCGAGCGAACAGGTCAATATCCTCGACTACTTCGCGGCGAACAAGGTCGACGGCACGGTCACATCCGACCGCAAGCTCGATCGCATCGAATTCGCGAACGGCGTTGTCTGGAACCCGGCAAAGATCGACGCCATCCTGCTGCGCCAGGCGAATAACCAAGCCCCGGTTGCCGGTCCTGGCGTCCCATTTCTTAGCGCGCGCGCTGGCGACCCGTTCAGCTACACGCTCGCTGCGGCCAATCTGACCGATCCGGATGCGGACGACAAGCTCCATTACAGCATCCAGCTGGAGGGCGGCCTGCCGGCGCCTGCCTGGGTCAAATTTGACGCTGCGACCCGTACGGTGTCCGGCGTGCCCGACGACGCCAGCGTCGGCAAGTTAGTGCTGATCGTCGTAGCGATGGACAATTATGGCGCCGGTGCCGGTATCGGCATTGCTATGAATATCGGCGCAGCCAATCGTAAGCCCGTATTGAACGCTGTCCCGGTCGATGCGAAGGCGTCGCGCGGCACGCCGTTGACCTACAACGTTCCCGCTAATGTATTCACGGATCCCGACGGTGATGCGCTGACCTACAAGGTGACCTTGGAAAAAGGCGGCAGCCTGCCATCCTGGTTGAGCTTTAATCCCAAGACGGGCGTACTGAGCGGTACACCGAGCACGCTCGAACACCTGGTGCTTGCCATCACCGCCACCGACGTGCATGGCCTGAGCGCCCAGACCTTGATGAAACTCGATGTCGACAATCGGGCGCCAACGTTCGGCGCCTGGACGCAGGTGCCAGGTGGTGCCGCCAACGATGTGTGGCAGTTTACGGTGCCGCAGGGGAGTTTCACCGACAGCGACCGGGGCGATACCCTGTCCTACGCCGCCACGTCGCCCGATGGCAGCGCGCTGCCGGCATGGCTCACATTCGATGCCGCCACCCGCACGTTTTCCGGCCGCCCGCCGGCAGTGGGAAAGTACGATGTGCTGGTCAAGGCAAGCGACATCAACGGCGCAAGCGTATCTGCTGTGCTTCCGATCACCATCGACCCGAATCAGGTCTACTCCGGCACCGATGCGGCCGATGTGAAAGAGGGCGGCTGGGGCCACGATAGCCTCAAGGGTCTGGGCGGCAATGACACCTTGCTCGGCTCCTTCGGCAACGACCGCCTCGATGGCGGCGCCGGTAACGATTTGCTCAAGGGTGGCGGCGGTGCCGATACTTATGTCTTCGGCAAGGGCTACGGCAACGACACCATCGACAACCAAGACTTGCCATTGCAGGCTGGCATCGACACCATCGAGTTCCTGCCTGGCGTTGCGGTGGGCGACGTCAAGCCGACCCGCGCCGACAACGACCTTATACTGAGCCTGCCTGCCAGCGGCGACAGCTTGCGCGTGCTGAACTACTTCAAGGCCGACGAGCTTGCGCTGTCGCAGGTCGAGTTCATCAAGTTCGCCGATGGTACAAGCTGGACTTTGGCCCAGATTCTTCCATTCTTGCTGGTGGGCTCCGCCGGTAACGACAAGCTGTACGGGTCCGACACCAACGACATGCTCGACGGCGGGGCCGGCAACGACCGGCTCGACGCTGGCGCGGGCAACGATACCCTGGCCGGCGGCACCGGCAGCGATGACCTTATCGGCGGTACCGGTGCGGACACCTACCGCTTCAACAAGGGCGACGGCAAGGATACGATCTCCGATGTCAGTCCGGTCGTCACTGTGCCGGATGTGGACCGGCTGGAATTCGGTGCCGGTCTGATGCCGGCCGATGTCGAGGCCGTGCGCGATGGCGCCACCTTGCGCCTCAATTTCGGCAACAGTGGTGACGCGGTCACCATCTGGAGCTATTTCAGCACGAGGACCGACCTGAATCTGGCGGTCGAGCAGATCGCCTTTGCCGACGGCACCTTGTGGACCACGCCCATGGTCTTGCAGCAGGTACTCAAGGGCACCGACCTGGACGACAAGCTGGAAGGCACTGCGGGCAACGATGTCATCAGCGGCCGCAAGGGCCAGGATAGCTTGCTCGGCCTGCAGGGCAATGACACCCTGTCCGGCGGAGCAGGCAATGACACGCTCGATGGCGGCGTTGGCGACGATGTGCTCGACGGCGGCGCCGGGCGCGACCGCATGGTGGGCGGCGCCGGCAACGATATCTTCAAGTTCGGCCACGGTGACGGTCCGGATGTGATCGTCACCGGCGACACGGCGCCCGGAAAGATCGACACCATCCGCTTCGCAGACGACGTGCTGGCCAGCGATGTGCTCGTCGAGCGCTGGAAAGACAGGCTGGTGCTCATCATCAGCAGCTCTGGCGATACCTTGTTCGTTGAAGATTATTTCCGGGAAGTGAATGGAGTACGCACCGGAAAGATCGAACAGGTGCAATTTGCCGACGGCAGCAGCTGGAATACGGCTGCCGTCGACCAGATGGCGGTTCCACACTCCAACACGCAACCGTATATAAGGCAGACGGGGGGCGATTTTTACGGTAACGTCAACAGTACTTTCAACACGGTGATGCCTCTGGACTGGCATCTGGAAGTCGATGTGGGTGACGCCCTGTCCTACAGCATTGAGGCCTTGCCTGGCTATCCTGCCGTGCCCGCATGGCTGCACTTCGATCCGCTCACCATGAAGATGTGGGGTACGCCCGGCGCGAACGACCAGGGCGTGTCCTCGGTCTACTTTTATGCCACGGATCTTTACGGCGCAAAGGCCGGCATATCAATCAACATCCATGTCGGCGCGGTAAGCGTCGCGCCGACGGTAGCGTCGCCCGTAGCCGATCAGCTCACGTCGCAAGGAACGTCCATCCGGTTCAGCCTCGGTGACGTGTTTGCCGACGCGGATCAGGGCGACGTGGTCGCATACAGCGCCACCTTGAGCACGGGCGCCGTGCTGCCCACATGGTTGACCTTCGATCCGGTTGCGCGTGAGTTCAGCGGCATGTCCGCCGCCGCCGGGACCTTGAGCGTGAAAGTCACCGGAACCGATCTTGGCGGCAAGTCAGCCTCGGATGTCTTCGATATTGTGGTCGCGCCGGACAGCATTATTACTGGCACTGCCGGCAACGATACCTTGAAAGGCGGCGCCGGCAACGACATCGTCAGGGGCCTCGGCGGCAACGATGAACTCGAAAGCGGCTTAGGGCGCGACACCCTGGAAGGCGGCGCCGGCGATGATACCTACCTGATCAACCACGACGACGATACCGTTGTCGAAAACGTGAACGAGGGCATCGATACGGTGCGCACCGCGTTGCCGAAGTACACACTGCCGGCCAATGTCGACAACCTTGTGTTTAACGGCGAGGTGGCAGGAATCCTGACAGGTAATAACCTCAATAATCAACTCAGCGCGGGGGCGGGGGCCCAGACCATCGATGGCGGCGCGGGAGCCGATACCATGGCCGGCGGTGCCGGCGATGACCGCTATGTGGTCGACAGCGTGCTCGATAACATCGTCGAACTGCCTGACGGCGGTAACGATACGATCACGTCAAGCCTGAGTCTTACCTTGCCCGTCAACGTGGAAGCGCTGGAATTGACGGGGACCGAAAACATCGATGCCACCGGCAATGCTGCCAACAATAAAATCCGGGGTAATGCGGGGAATAACCGCCTCGACGGTGCCGGCGGCCGCGACGATTTCTACGGCGGCGATGGCGACGATACCTATGTCGTCGACAGCATCGACGACTGGATTTCAGACGACAGCGGTAACGACACGGTTGAAACAAGCATCAGCTCCCCAAACCTGCTGTCCGGCAGCGTCGAGAACCTGACCTTGACCGGTGCCGCGCTCTCGCGCTTCGGCAATGCGCTCAACAACATCATCAAGGGCAATGCCCTGAATAACACGCTCAATGGCCTGGAAGGCAATGATCAGCTGTTCGGCGCTGGCGGCGACGATACCTTGTCCGGCGGGGCGGGCAATGACGTGTATGTCGTCGAACGTGGCGATGGCAAGGACGTCATCCTCAATGACGATGTGGCCAGCGCGGTCGATACCCTGCGTTTCGGCAAAGACATCGCGGAGGGCGACATCTGGGTGCAGCGCAGCGGCGAAAACCTGCTCCTGCTGCTCCGCGGGACCACGGATCAAGTGACTTTCTCCAAGTACTTCGCCGCCGACGTGACCAAGGACGGCGCCATCGTGAACAACAAGATCGAGCGGGTCGAGTTTGCCGGCGGTGTGGTATGGGACCAGGCAAAAATCCAGAGCCTGGTCGATATCTCCAGCGCCAACAAGGTGCCGGTACGCGGCCCGGTGAGCGTGGCGCCGTTCAAGGCGGAGGTCGGTAAACCGCTGAGCTTCGCCCTGGCAGCCAATACCCTGGTCGACCCGGATCCTTTGGATACCTTCGTCTACAGCGCGTCGTTGGCCAATGACGTGCCATTGCCGGCCTGGCTGAAGTTCGATGTGGCCTCGCGTACCTTCAGCGGCACGCCGACCGTCGCCGATGTGGGCTCGGTTCCCGTCAAGCTGTGGGGGACCGACAACCGTGGCGGGCGAGGCTACATCGACCTGCCGCTGGTGGTCAGCCCGGCCAACCGCACGCCGGTGCTGGCCGCCGCGCTGGCGGACCAGTCCAACGCCTTGGGCACCGCATTCAGTTACGTGGTGCCGGCTGGCGCATTCACCGATCCGGATGCGGGAACGGTGCTCAGTTACAGCGCCACCATGGCCGACGGCACGGCTTTGCCGGCCTGGCTGTCGTTCAATGCCACTACCCGGGCATTTGGCGGCACCCCGCCGGCTGCCGGAACCTTCAGCGTGAAAGTGAGCGCGCGGGATAGCGGCAATCTGAGCGCCAGCGATGTCTTCGATCTCGTCGTCAGCGTGAAAAACCTCACCTTGACCGGGACCGCCGGCGCCGACCAGTTGAACGGTGGTGCGGGTAACGATATCCTCAATGGCCTGGACGGCAACGATAAGCTGAACGGCGGCGGCGGCAACGACACCATGGATGGCGGCCTCGGTACCGACACCATGACCGGCGGCGCGGGCGACGATGTGTACGTGTTCGACCTGGCGGCCGACGTGGCGGTGGAAGCCGCCAACGAAGGCAATGACACGGTCAAGTCGAGTGTGAGCACGGTCCTGGGCAACAACATCGAGGCCCTGACCCTGACCGGCACGGCGCCGCTCAACGCCACCGGCAACGCATTGAACAATGTACTGACCGGTAACTCGGGCGACAACACGCTCGACGGTGGTAGCGGCGCCGATATCCTCAACGGTGGCTCCGGAAACGATCTCTACATCGTGGACAACGTTGGCGATATCGTCAACGAGGGCAATTACGTCGGCGTCGATACCGTGCAGACGGGCTTGAATTACGACTTGGGCCCCTACCTCGACAACCTGACCCTGACCGGTAGCTTGGCGGTCGATGGCAAGGGCAATGCCGGCAACAACGTGATCAAGGGAAATGCTAACAACAACGTGCTCGATGGTGGCAGCGGGGCAGACGCACTCAGCGGCGGCGCCGGGAATGACACCTATATCGTCGACAATGCCAGCGATACCGTGGTCGAACTGGCGAACGAAGGCATCGATACCGTCAAGTCCGGCGTGAGCAGCACCCTGAGCGCGAATATCGAAGCGCTGTTCCTGACGGGCGTGAACGGGATTAGCGGCACCGGTAACGCGCTCAACAACCTGCTCGTCGGCAATGGTGCCAACAATGTGCTGAACGGGGACGCGGGCGACGACCTGCTTCAGGGCGGTGCCGGGCTCGATACGCTCACCGATACCCTCGGCAATAATCTGCTCGATGGTGGCGCCGGCAACGACACACTCACCGCCGGCGTTGGCAGGGAGATGCTGATCGGCGGTGCCGGCAACGATGTGATCCTCACTGGCGACGGGGCCGATATCATCGCTTTCAACCGCGGGGATGGGCAGGATGTGGTCAATGCCAGCACCGGCAAGGACAATACCGTTTCCCTGGGCAAGGGCGTGCTGTACGCGGATTTGCTGTTCAAGAAAACCGCAAACGACCTGGTGCTGGTGACGGGCGCGGCCGAACAGATCACCTTCAAGGACTGGTACGCGGCGCCTGCCAATCGCAGCGTCGCCAATCTGCAGGTGGTGATTGAAGGCGGCAGCGACTATGACGCCGCGTCGGCCAGCAAGCTCAACAACAAGAAAGTCGAGCAGTTCAACTTTGACGGTCTGGCCGGGGCGTTTGATGCTGCCCGCACTGCCAATCCGGCATTGACGAGCTGGGCCCTGTCGTCCTCCTTGCTCAGTTTTTACCTGAGCGGCAGCGACACGGCGGCACTGGGCGGCGACCTTGCCTACCAGTACGCCAGGACCGGCAATCTGTCATCGATGTCGATGCTGCCGGCCGGCGCTTTGTTGTCGAGTCCGGCGTTCGGTGTCACTGCGCAACCATTGCAGGCGGGTTCGGCATTGCGCGACCTGTCGCCACAGCTTGTGTAA